GTTTCCAAAGTGGTCCTGGTGATCGCTATCGCGGGATTCTCCACGTACGGCCTGCTCGAACTCCTCGCGGGTGTTTTTGAAACATTCGTTATCGGAGTGGGAACGGGCGCATTGCTTCTTTTCCCGCTCATTCTCCTTTTTTTCGGCAAGGTACGGCCCGGTATCGGCCTTTTCATCATTATCATGTCACTCTCCGTGCTTTCGACCCAGTATTTTTATCTCGGCAACCAGGAACTGCTCGGCCTTATGATGATCGATTTTTCCGTCTTTTTCGGTCTTGTCATCTGCGCCGCACTCATTCTGGTGAAATACCGGATCATTCTCTTTATCGTCCTGTTGACGGCGACGGCCGACGGTATCGTTATCAGTATCATTTCAGACAGTATTCCCTTTCTCACCAAGCGCTTTTTTCTTGTCGAGCTTTTCATTCTTGTGGCAATCGCCTTTCTGGTCTATTACTTTGCCTACCTCTACGACGCTTTTTTCAAAAAGGCCGTGAGTGAGTCCGAAAAACAGCAGCGCGCGAACAGGGAACTGAGAGAACGGAATATCGCCTTCGGGCGGTTCGTGCCGCATCAGTTTCTCCAGCTGCTCGAGCGGGAAAGCATCGACGAACTCACCCTGAGCGATCAGGTGCAGGCCTCGATGACCGTCATGTTCACCGATATCCGCTCGTTTACCACCATTTCGGAAAAGATGTCGCCGCAGGAAAGTTTTACTTTCCTGAACAGCCTCCTCAAGCTGATCGGGCCCACGGTCAGGCACTACCACGGGTTTATCGACAAGTATATCGGGGACGCGACCCTTTCCCTCTTTCCGGAAAAATCGGACCATGCGGTCATGGCCGCGGTGGAAATCCAGAATCTGATTTCTATGTATAACAAGCAGCGGGCGATGCAAAACAAGGACCCCGTTACAATCGGCATGGGTGTCAATACCGGTGAAGTGATCGTCGGTATCATCGGCGAGGAAGAACGGATGGAAGAAACCGTGATTTCCGATACGGTCAATCTCGCCTCCAGGATAGAGGGACTGACGAAATCATACGGCTCCTCGATCATCATCACCGGCGAAACCCTCGAAAGCCTCGAACGAAAGGACATGTTTCATTTCCGCTTTCTCGACCAGCTGCAGGTGACGGGGAAAATACTCCCCGTATCGCTTTATGAAATTCTCGATTGCGAGGAACAGACGATCATGCTGAAAAAACTCAAATCGAAAAAGGTGTATCACGAAGCATGGGAACTCTATTGCGACGGCAGACTCGATGAGGCGATCAAGAAAATGAACGCGATCATCAAATATAATCCCCATGACAAAGCGGTACAGTACATGCTGGCCCGGTGTCTGGAGTATTTCAAATAGCGGCTTTAAAAGAATCGGGGTGCGCGATTCCTTTTTATATGGTATACTGTCTTTGTATGCGAAATATATTCATAGGTTTCAGTATTATTTTTTGTCTCCCCGTTTTCTCCTGCCTTCCCCCGGACACCGGAACGGTTCCCGGAAACGTTTTTTACCTCGATCCCGCCGGTGGGAGCCTGGCGGGTGACGGTTCGTTTGAACGGCCCTGGCCGGGACTGCAGGAGGTGATCGAAGCCGGGATGATCCGCACCCACGCCTTCGCCGATCATCCCTGGGATGAAGGGGATGTCCTTTACGAGCGCAATCCGGGAGCCCCGGTTGCGGCGGGCGATACCCTCCGGCTTCTCGACGGCAATCACGGGGAAATCGAACTGCACGAATACTACAACCTGCGGTATCTTACCGTCGAAGCCGAAACGGGCCACCGGCCGGTCTGTTCCCGCCTGGACATACAGGCCGCCGGAAAGATCATCGTCCGGGGATTGACGGTCAGGCCGATACCGGGATATACGGAAGCCTGTACCCTCATCCGCGTTGCCTCCCATGACTGGCAGGGGCCGGTGGATGATATTACCGTCGAAGACTGTACCGTCTATTCCGTCGAAAATGCCGAAAGCTGGGGCCTCGAGGAATGGAATTCGCTTGCCTGCTCCGGGATAACGGTGTCGGGCAATAATGTCACGATCCGCAATAACGAACTTATAAATGTCGATTTCGGGATATCCTACAGCGGCGATTTCGGCGTTGTTTTCGGCAATACCGTTTCCAATTTTGCGGGCGACGGCCTGCGTGGTATCGGAAACGATCTGCTATTCGAAAACAATATCGTCCGGGACAATTACAATGTGAACGAAAACCATGACGATGGATTTCAATCCTGGTCTCTGGCAAGCCGGAATCAGCCCCCGAGGGAGCGCGTGGTCTTGAGGGGGAACATTATCATCAACTGCACGGACCCGGAGCGTCCCTTTCAGGGCGGACTTCAGGGGATCGGCTGTTTCGACGGATTCTTTATCGACTGGGTGGTGGAAAACAACCTGATCCTGGTCGACCACTGGCACGGGATCACCTTCCTTGGGGCAGTCAGTACTAAAATAGTCAACAACACGGTCATCGACACGACCGGCCAATCCCCCGGCCCTTCATGGATCATGATCGGCGCCCACAAGGACGGACGGCCTTCACGGGACTGCCTTATCCAGAATAATATCGTTCATTCGGTCTCCCTCGATCCGGGCGCGGGCGGTGCGGACAACAATTTGCCGGTCACGGACCTTGCTCTGCTTGAAAAACTTTTTATCGATCCCGCAAACCGGGATTTCAGGTTGAAAAAGGGGTCCGCCGCTGTCGATACCGGCACCCTCGTCAACAGCCCCCTCACCGATATCAACGGGGTTTTAAGACCCCGCGGCAAAGGGGTCGATATCGGGGCGTACGAGAGTTATTGATCCGTTAAAAATATATACAGAGGCCGATCATTCCGGCGTTCCCCAGCGTCAGGTCGACCGACCATTGCAGGTTTCCGCTTACATGTTCCGTCTGTCCGCCTGTATGGGTCGTCACCGAAGGCCAGCCGAGGGTTCCCAACAGTTCGTATTCTGCAAAAAGGGAGAGGTTTTCCATAAATCTGACTTCGATCCCCAGCAGGGGGCCGAGTTCAAGCATAAAGACTTCTTCACTGGACCAGTCCCCCCCGGCGATATCCGTCCGCGATGAACGGTAACTGATTCCCGCATCGCCACCGAAGTACGGGCTGATTTTACCCGTTGTGAAATGTCGTTCATAGGCAACAGCCGCGCCAAAGAGAAAAACCGACGGGGGCTGCCCGTCGTCTTCTATCATAACATCCAGCATTCCACGGAGAAACCATGTACCGGGGCCTGCCTTGAATCCGATACCGCCCCTGTATGTCCGGACTTCCAGGAGAAGCGAAGGGACGTTAAAAAGAAAGGCTTTCTCAAAGGAACCGGGTTCCATGCCATTGAGTGCGGCGGCAGAGAATATACAACAGACGATAGCGATACTCGTTTTATTAAACATGGTTCAGCTTAATCGGTTATAAAGACCGGGTCAATAGTGTTCTTTGGTGTGATGTAACGGAGGAAAGAGGGAACTGCCGGAGATTCGGTATCTTTTCCGGCTTTATTTTTCCAGAAAGAATTCCATCACACTCGTGTGTACCTGTATCCGCTCCTTCATGGATTCATATACCGAAGACTCGAATGTAAAAGAACACTTGTTGTAGTGGATAAAAAAATAATGGGCAAGGGGCGAACGCGAAAACCAGCTTTGCACATGAACGAGGTAAGCGGGGAAGGCAAGAATACCATCCCTTGTTTCAAAGTCATGGTCTTTGTAGCCGTTGTCGATTGCCAGGTTTTTACCTGATAAATAAGCCATGAGATTTTCCGCCGTTTTCCTGTTCGAGACCGAATAATTATAAATAAAACCGCCTTTTGATCCCGTTTCGTGGAGATCGAGAATCAGGTGAAGTTTTTTGCCTTTAAAATAATCTTTTATGAGAGCCGCTTCCTCTGTCATAAATGAATTGAAATCCCGGTTGATGTCGTAACCGTTCCCGTTATACCGGTAATTGTGAATGAAGCCCCAGGGATTGACGACGGGAATGAAATGGACGCGATAATGTAAAAGCGGGTTTTCCCTGTCGAGATACCTCAGATAGCCGATGACCGCTTCAAATCCGGCCGGTTCATTCCCGTGGACGCCGCCCGTGACCAGGGCGTCCTTTGTCTCATCGGCGCTTCTGTCATAGAAGACATCGAAGAGGGGGTACGCATCCTCGCCGTACGTTGTTTTTCCAATCGTGGTAACGGCGATATGGCCGGAATCGAGGGAACCCATGCAGTCGACGATACGCCGGTAGTCCCGTTTTTTTTCGTACGCGTCATAGCCGCACCAGCCTTCGACCGGTTTGTTCCCGACACACGTGCAGGAGGCGAAAAGAAGTATCAAACAAATAAAAAATACAACCTGTTTCAAAACATCATCCGGAACCGCCTTGCATGCTAATTGAATATGATCGAAGTGTCAATATATGCCTTTATGTCATTGACTTTCGAACATCGTTTCGTTATCATATTGTTCCATGATCACCCTCGCAGTCGATGCCATTATGGTGAAAGACGAAAAGCTGCTTATGATCGTCCGCGGCGGAAGCACGTTTCACGATTTTCTGGCGCTTCCCGGCGGCATGGTCGAAGAAGGCGAGACCGTTGAAGAGGCCGTTATACGGGAGATAAAGGAGGAGTGCGGTGTGGACGCGGTGCCGTTGGAGATACTGGGAGTATATTCCGAACCCGGAAGGGATCCGAGGGGGCACACCTGTTCCGTCGTGTTTGTCATGGATTTCAAGGGAACGCCGGAAGCCGGAGACGACGCAAAGGATTTCAGGTGGATAGCCCTTCCGCCGGACGAATCCGAAAGGATCGCCTTCGATCACCGGAAAGTGATCGGCGATTATCTTGTGTGGAGGGAACGGCGGGGAACCTATTGGTCCGGGAAAACAACTCGTTTTGGGCACTGAATCCCGTCTCCCGGATGTGTCGATACCGGAAGTAACGGGATAAGGAGTACGACATATGTCAGCGACATG
The Spirochaetales bacterium genome window above contains:
- a CDS encoding right-handed parallel beta-helix repeat-containing protein, with the translated sequence MRNIFIGFSIIFCLPVFSCLPPDTGTVPGNVFYLDPAGGSLAGDGSFERPWPGLQEVIEAGMIRTHAFADHPWDEGDVLYERNPGAPVAAGDTLRLLDGNHGEIELHEYYNLRYLTVEAETGHRPVCSRLDIQAAGKIIVRGLTVRPIPGYTEACTLIRVASHDWQGPVDDITVEDCTVYSVENAESWGLEEWNSLACSGITVSGNNVTIRNNELINVDFGISYSGDFGVVFGNTVSNFAGDGLRGIGNDLLFENNIVRDNYNVNENHDDGFQSWSLASRNQPPRERVVLRGNIIINCTDPERPFQGGLQGIGCFDGFFIDWVVENNLILVDHWHGITFLGAVSTKIVNNTVIDTTGQSPGPSWIMIGAHKDGRPSRDCLIQNNIVHSVSLDPGAGGADNNLPVTDLALLEKLFIDPANRDFRLKKGSAAVDTGTLVNSPLTDINGVLRPRGKGVDIGAYESY
- a CDS encoding DUF2817 domain-containing protein, with translation MKQVVFFICLILLFASCTCVGNKPVEGWCGYDAYEKKRDYRRIVDCMGSLDSGHIAVTTIGKTTYGEDAYPLFDVFYDRSADETKDALVTGGVHGNEPAGFEAVIGYLRYLDRENPLLHYRVHFIPVVNPWGFIHNYRYNGNGYDINRDFNSFMTEEAALIKDYFKGKKLHLILDLHETGSKGGFIYNYSVSNRKTAENLMAYLSGKNLAIDNGYKDHDFETRDGILAFPAYLVHVQSWFSRSPLAHYFFIHYNKCSFTFESSVYESMKERIQVHTSVMEFFLEK
- a CDS encoding NUDIX hydrolase, with the protein product MITLAVDAIMVKDEKLLMIVRGGSTFHDFLALPGGMVEEGETVEEAVIREIKEECGVDAVPLEILGVYSEPGRDPRGHTCSVVFVMDFKGTPEAGDDAKDFRWIALPPDESERIAFDHRKVIGDYLVWRERRGTYWSGKTTRFGH